A single region of the Serinus canaria isolate serCan28SL12 chromosome 1, serCan2020, whole genome shotgun sequence genome encodes:
- the CLTRN gene encoding collectrin: protein MLRALLLILSVVAIAHAELCKPDAQNAFKVRISIKTALGDNAYAWDANEEYLFKAMVAFAMRRYSSKSATQISNVLLCNVTDRVSFWFVVTDSSKNVTTVPGSEVEAAIRMNRNRINNAFLLSDKTLQFLKITSTLSPPVDPPTPVWLIVFGVVLCLIVAGIVFLIVSGIQKHKKKNKEPTERENLEEKVEVTLENGIPCEALDLKAGHINGVFAADDDRFTSL from the exons ATGTTACGGGCTTTGCTGCTTATACTTTCTGTAGTTGCCATTGCTCATGCTGAGCTCTGCAAACCAG ATGCACAGAATGCTTTCAAAGTACGGATTAGTATCAAAACAGCTTTGGGAGATAATGCA TATGCCTGGGATGCTAATGAAGAGTACCTCTTCAAAGCAATGGTGGCTTTTGCAATGAGAAGATATTCCAGCAAGAGCGCAACTCA AATTTCCAATGTGCTGCTCTGCAATGTGACAGACCGGGTGTCCTTTTGGTTTGTGGTCACAGATTCTTCCAAAAATGTGACAACTGTTCCTGGAAGTGAGGTAGAGGCAGCCATCAG gatGAACCGGAACAGAATCAACAATGCCTTCCTCCTGAGTGACAAAACGCTGCAGTTCCTGAAGATAACCTCAACCTTATCACCTCCTGTTGACCCCCCTACACCTGTCTGGCTTATAGTATTTGGTGTTGTTCTTTGTCTCATTGTGGCTGGGATTGTTTTCCTCATTGTTTCAGGGATTCAGAAACACAAGAA aaagaataaagagccaacagagagagaaaatttagAAGAGAAAGTTGAAGTGACACTAGAAAATGGGATTCCTTGTGAAGCACTGGATTTAAAAGCAGGCCACATTAATGGAGTCTTTGCAGCAGATGATGACCGGTTCACATCCCTATGA
- the ZRSR2 gene encoding U2 small nuclear ribonucleoprotein auxiliary factor 35 kDa subunit-related protein 2, producing the protein MIHCGPFQRDPLCDSVTTERSLYSLTCGPWESSVNPAPRRRLFRALGPKNPSTEPAALSPRTEANTTRGRRNRLRALPPRGHVTSRRSRKMAAPMLVPEPPLGKPSHQKYRAILKKEKRKKKRQALAKLRDSEAAEKDESVSEEEEEEVEEEEEEEEEKKLEAERQKLHEQWLLREEKAQEEFKLKKEKEEAARKRQEEEERKIKEEWEEQQRKEREVAQQKQQEKREREAAVQRMLDQAESQLENGVSWHNPEPPENLGTEKDRANCPFYIKTGSCRFGDRCSRKHNYPTSSKTLLVRGMFITFGMEQCRRDDYDTDASLEYSDEETYQQFLEFYEDVLPEFQNVGKVVQFKVSCNYEPHLRGNVYVQYQSEKDCQAALALFSGRWYAGRQLHCEFCPVTRWKTAICGLFERQKCPRGKHCNFLHVFKNPNNEFWEANRDIRISPERTHQLSKNSERRNRSSHRDDYYSRSRRRGSPSPDHSYRRNGESERKKSRRKNKRRRRSGRSRSRERRRSHSRGRKRRGRSRSRSRSHSRTRSRSRSRSSSRSRSRGKKRSSSRGKNSETPKTK; encoded by the exons ATGatccactgtggtcccttccaacgTGACCCACTCTGTGATTCCGTGACAACGGAACGTTCTCTGTATTCGCTCACTTGCGGTCCTTGGGAGAGTTCGGTAAATCCGGCTCCCCGGCGCCGCCTATTCCGTGCCCTCGGCCCCAAGAACCCCAGCACCGAACCCGCCGCCCTCAGTCCCAGGACTGAGGCCAACACCACGCGCGGCCGCCGGAACCGATTGCGCGCCCTTCCGCCGCGGGGTCACGTGACGTCCCGTCGGTCCCGCAAGATGGCGGCGCCCATGTTGGTGCCCGAACCTCCCCTGGGGAAGCCGAG CCATCAAAAGTACAGAGCTATTttgaagaaggagaagaggaaaaaaaagcgGCAGGCACTTGCCAAACTAAGGGACTCAG aagctgcagaaaaagatGAATCTGTgtctgaggaggaagaggaggaagtggaagaagaggaggaagaagaggaagaaaaaaaacttgagGCAGAAAG ACAAAAACTACATGAGCAGTGGTtgctgagagaagaaaaggccCAAGAAGAGTTCaaactaaagaaagaaaaagaagaggctGCAAGAAAGCgtcaagaggaagaagag AGGAAGATCAAAGAAGAAtgggaagagcagcaaagaaaagagagagaagtggcacagcagaagcaacaggagaagagagagagagag GCAGCTGTGCAGAGGATGCTGGATCAAGCTGAAAGCCAG CTGGAGAATGGTGTGAGTTGGCATAACCCAGAGCCCCCAGAGAATCTGGGAACAGAGAAGGATAGAGCAAATTGCCcattttatattaaaacagGTTCCTGCCGATTTGGAGACAG GTGTTCTCGCAAGCACAACTACCCCACATCGAGCAAGACGCTGCTCGTGCGAGGTATGTTCATCACGTTTGGCATGGAGCAGTGCCGGAGGGATGACTATGACACAGATGCCAGTCTGGAGTACAGTGATGAGGAGACCTACCAGCAGTTCCTGGAGTTCTATGAGGATGTGCTCCCCGAATTTCAGAATGTGGGGAAGGTGGTTCAGTTCAAG GTCAGCTGCAACTATGAGCCTCACCTGCGAGGAAACGTGTACGTCCAGTACCAGTC ggagAAGGACtgtcaggcagctctggctctgttCAGTGGACGATGGTATGCAGGCAGACAGCTTCATTGTGAATTCTGTCCTGTGACGAGGTGGAAAACTGCCATATGTG GTTTATTTGAAAGGCAGAAGTGTCCAAGAGGGAAACACTGCAACTTTCTTCACGTAttcaaaaatccaaacaacGAGTTTTGGGAGGCCAATAGAGACATACGTATTTCTCCTGAACGGACTCATCAGTTGTCTAAGAACTCTGAGAGGAGAAACCGATCGAGCCATCGTGACGACTATTACAGCCGCTCCAGGAGAAGGGGCAGCCCGAGCCCAGACCATTCCTACCGCAGAAACGGAgaatcagagaggaaaaagagtcGCCGCAAAAACAAGAGGCGGCGCCGCTCGGGGAGGTCGAGGAGCCGAGAGAGGAGGAGGTCTcacagcaggggcaggaagaggagaggccGCAGCCGCAGTCGCAGCAGGAGTCACAGTCGGACAcgcagcaggagcaggagcaggagctcctcTCGATCCAGGAGCAGGGGTAAAAAGAGatcaagcagcagaggaaaaaatagtgAAACTCCCAAAACAAAGTGA